The Sneathiella limimaris region AAATTTCTGTATCCCCGCCAAGCTGGTAGTTTGTACCATACGACCAAAGTTCTGGATACTGATCTTCTATGGTTCTACGTAAGGACTTATGGCTTGCGTGTGACTGATCTGATGCAGGGGCCGGTCTATGGACTGTCAACTGAAGAAAGTCAGCTGTCCGATGATTTGCTCCCCAATTTTCATTACGATGATATTTTTGGAACAGTCGTTAATCGTTTTCTCGTTCAGGCAATTGCAGGTGTCCCATTGACTGTTTATGGAAAAGGTGGGCAGACCCGTGGTTACCTAAATTTGATGGACACGCTTAATTGTGTGGAACTGGCGGCCACCAACCCTGCGAATAAGGGTGAGCTCAGAATATTCAATCAGTTTACGGAACAGTTTACTGTCAATGAACTTGCCGATCGGGTTCATCGTGTTGGAAACTCAATGGGCTTGGATGTGAAAATCAAAAATATCGAAAACCCGCGGAAGGAAATGGAAGAGCATTATTATAATGCGAAACATCACGGGTTGATCGAACTGGGACTGGAACCTCATTTCATGACAGATGATGTTCTGGCCGCCATGATAGAAAAAATCCTGAAGTATAAGGATAAGATTGCCACTCGGAAGATTATGCCACGTGTAAAATGGTCCTGATTGTAACAGGTAGTATCAGGGAATGAAGAAGACTGTCGCCGTTATAGGAAGTGAAAGTGGTCATAATGATCAAAGGCTCCGTAACTGGGCGACAGTTGCATCAACCTCTGGTTTTCAAGTTCTGTTTTGTACTCGCTATGGGAAATTCAAGGGGAATCCTTTTGATAAGCAGAGTGGGATAGAGCAATTTAGGTATATCCTGACGCCGGAAGAATACGAACTGGCTGGACTAAAAAATAAGACAGACCTACTGATAGGCCTCGTTAATCTTCCCTTTATCAGGTCCCTGTTTCGCTATTTCCTGCCCGAGCTAATCGTCGCTAAGCTCAAGCCAAAACTGTTGCAGTTCGAGCCCGATGTTGTTGTCGCTTGCGGACTGAATGCTCTTAAGGTAGCTCAGAAAGTACAAAACCAGACTGGGTGCCAAATTATTTATGACTCCCCAGAACTTGAGCAGCATCGTAATGCCAGATATTCTTTGAATTTACAGAGAAAGCGCAGGTGGCTTGAGCGGAAGGCATTGAAGCAGGTTAATGTTGTGACGGTTCCCTCTCCGTCGATCGCAGCATATCTAGCTAATGCATACAACTTACGCAATACACCAATAGTGATTTACAACATTCCGTTGCAAGTTTGTGGGGAAGAGGATGTAGGGACTTCCCCGGAGCCTGCAAACAACCAGAATAAAATTATTCTTTATGTCGGTTACAGGGGAAACGGGCGTGGTTTGGAGTGGTTGCTACGTGCCCTGCAACTTCTTCCTGAGAATTTCAGATTGGTTTGTATCGGAGGCAGCCCTCCAGAAAATGACAAAAAATTACTCAAGTTGGCTGAAAGTCTCTCTATTTCTCATAGAATTGAACTGTGCGGCCCTGTGCCGCCAGAAGATGTGATACAGGAGATCAGTTTTGCAGATGTCAGCTTTATCGGTGTTGAAAATAGGTGTCTGAGTTATTATTACGCTCTTCCTAATAAATTGTTTCAGAGCTTTCAGGCGGGGTTGCCTGTTGTTGCTCCCGCATTTCCAGATATTCTAAAGGTTGTAGAAGAGACGGGGATGGGCCTCTGTTTTCATGAGTTCGAGGCAAATCAAATTGCAGAAGCTCTTCAGAAGGCAAGTAGCCTGAAAAATGACCCCAATTGGGAAGAAAAGTGTACGCTAGCAAACAAAAAATTTAGCCCGGCGGTGCAAAGAAAAATAATGATCGATTTGCTCAGGCCCCAGGCCTAACCGGTGATTGCCTCATTATTGATTTCCGTATGAGTATCTTTGCGATCATTCAATCCTGCATCCAGGATTAGCCTGCCCAGGGTGTCAACAGATGTATCGAATTCACGGCTTCGGAAACCATAGTTTTTCCATATGAAATAATCTGTCTTGTGATCGGTGTAGCCGGTTTTGCGAAATGCGTTCTGAAGGTTTGGCATGTGGTCTCCATAGAAACATAAGATGGAGTCTTTCTTTGTAGCGCTCATATGCTGGGTTAGATTTCCGATCATTTGATCAGTATTCTTCATGTGTGTCAGATAGTGACTGAGTGAGTAGCAACCAAGAGGCCATGATTGTTTAGGGGGCATTTCAATTCCTGACTTCGTGAGCCTATCAAGCGGCCAGGCGCCATGATTTTCCATGGTAATTACAAAAATGAAAAGAGGTTCATCTTCTGTTGTTAAAGTTTCAATGACCTTTTTCCCTAGGGCAATATCACTGATATAGGGACCGAACTGATCTTCTTTTTCAAATTCTGCCATATCAATGAACTTATCGAAGCCTAAGTTCGGAAAAATTTTCTTACGATTAAAGAAGGTCCCTGCAAAAGGATGAATACAAACCGTCCGATACCCGAGAGCTTTCAGGTTATGAGCGATTGTCCAAAAAGGTGCGCTTGCAAGTTGTAGGTATGGGTTGAATTTATGATGCCCTAGTACGTCTTCTGGCAAACCACTTAGAAATGCGAACTCGGTTCGCATGGTGTAGGCACCCCAGGCTGGCACATTAAGCCGACCAAAATATGTTGAATTTCTTTTAGCGTGGTCATAATGCCTCAGTATAGAGCTATCCAGGTCAGGATGCATGAACCGAACATCAAAAAATGACTCCGCCTGGATCGCTACTATGTTCGGTAACTCTCTTTTGGATTTCCTATCTTTGTGGAAACTAGTCGTTGCGAGAGGGAAGGAAGGAGTTTTACCGGGCTTTTTGGCTCTTTTGGGTTGTTCCAGTTCGATTTTATCCGTGCCGGCAAGAAAAAAGTAGAAAATCAAGCAAACGACTAGACCTAGCTGAGTGACATTTTCTTTGACGTCAGCTGTGGGGCCAAAACTGAGTAATATACGTTTGAACTCATTTTGGAATGGCCCTTTCACAATCATGTAAATAACGCCAAGTGTGACTCCGAAGAATGCAAGCGTTGGGAAGAAATCAGCTGTGGCGTTTCTTTCGATAAATGGTTTTTCGAAGTATATTGACCCTCCAATTGCAATTGCGCCCAATGAGAGCAGAGCAATGAGCTTAGCAAGTCCAATATATTTTACATAGAGATGGGGGTGCCGAATGACCTCACGAAAAAGCTGAAAATCGCTATAAACCAAAGGTTCTTTGACAGCCTTAAATTTCGCGTTATTCAGAACGACAATAACAGCGTAAGTTACAGTTGATATGAGAAGTGAGAAGATTGGTCTGTAGGTCAGCATTAAGACACTGACATAGAACATAATCGGTGGGGTTATCGTGAAAAGTGTAAAAAGATGCCCTTTACGACTGCGTTCTCGTTTTGGGAGTACAATATGATCCAAAAGCCATATTGCTGAGATTAGTAAGAATATGGATGAAAATGTGATCCACATGTGTCTTGTTTTTCCATTGCAAACGCAAAGATTAGCTATGCAATCTTCTGTACAGAATTATCCAAAGGTCTTAATCATCAAGAATGATGACTGAACCTATTGTGAATTGACACTGTAGTCAAAAAAATTTGCTAATTTATGCTTAAGGAAAGCTGGTAATATACTTAAGAATCTCACACCAACCCAAAGGCTGCAAGGAAAACCAAACTCCGGTTTTCCCTTCTCTATTGCTTTTGCTATTTTTTGGGCAGCTTCCGTAGCCGAAATTTGCAGGGGCTTGCTTGCATTTACTCTATCAGCCATCGAGGTTTTCACATAGCCGGGGAATATTGTAGTAACTGATATCTCTGAATTTTGGAGTAGCCTACTTAAACTTTCACAGTAAATTCTGAGACCGGCTTTGCTGCTGCAATACCCTGGTGAACCTGAAAAGCCGACATAGCTGGCCAAGGAACTGATCGCTGCAATTTTCCCAGTTCCCTTCTTGAGAAAAATTTCTGCAGCCGGTTGTAATGTGTTGATTGAACCAAGTAGGTTTATACAGAGTATCGATTGAGTGTTTTCAATCGCCTCTAATTGATCTTCAGGTTTTATCCCGCCGGTAATGCCCGCGTTGGCAATCACAATCTGCAGATCACTATCATTATCTAATCCATGTAGCCATTCACTCACTCTTTTTGCATCCTGGACATCAAGATCTGTATAGCTGACTAGGCCACCCAACTTGGTGCAGGCAGATTGCACTATCTTCAGCTTATCCACATTTCGACCTGCAATCGCCACATGATACCCTTGCGAAGCATACAGTTTTGTAAGGGCAGCCCCGATCCCTTCCCCACCGCCAGTAATCGCTACGGTTTTAGTTGGCTTCATGGTAGATAAAACAGGCTTTCTGGAAGGAATTGAAGATTGCCAAGAAACTCCGGCTGATGAGATTTGGTCATTCGATATCCATCTTCAAAAGGATCATTCCCCCATCGTGTGGCAGAAGATCATGACGAGTCATAGGGATATCCTCAACCTCTTGAAAGCCAGTTTTTTGATACAGAATTCTGGCTGGTTCGTTGTCTCGCCAAACATGTAAACTCAGATTGTCCAGACCTTCATCTACTGCGATTTCCTTGGCGATATCAATCAGTGCTTTACCACCACCTCTTCCTTTGACGCTATCATCAACGGACAAGGCATGAATGTAAAAGCTTCGCGGAATTTTTTTGGTATAGAGGCTTCGGACTGCATCCAACTTTTCCTGATCCACGAACATCTGCATTTCTTCTGATATATTGAAGTCTTTGAAAGGATAACCAAGCATAACGCCTTTTACTTCGCCATCTTCATCCAGAACAATGCTGTTACTATAGGACAGGGCTGACTGGGGTTCTGTTAGAACAACTGCAAGCAGTTGTTCTGGTGAAACATCTGGGACAACATTATGCAATAGAAATTCCATTAATCCCCCACCGGCTCTACATAGGTGGTCGGCAATCGACGAAACATCACTTGGATTTGCCATGCGGATGGAATAGGACACGCTCTTTTCCCAGTCTGCTTGAATAAATGAAATTAGTGTCCAATTGTAGGTTAAACAAACCATTTTGGCTATAGCTTTGCAGCTATCTAGCTCCTAAACACATATGGGCTTAAGCCAATTTTAGCGAGGATTAAACACCTTGCTATCTGGCGCGTCATCGCTATACTGCGCGCGCCTTTTTTAATTAGTTGATTGCGTTATTTATCATGGAAATTCGGAACGTTGCGATTATCGCCCATGTTGATCATGGGAAAACCACACTTGTGGATGGACTGCTGAAACAGAGCGGAACGTTCCGGGAAAACCAACAGGTGGCTGAACGGGCCATGGACTCCAACGATCTGGAACGGGAGCGGGGTATTACCATCCTCGCCAAATGTACGTCCGTTGAGTGGAACAACTATCGCCTCAACATCGTTGACACCCCAGGCCATGCCGACTTCGGCGGTGAGGTTGAGCGGATCCTCAGCATGGTGGACGGTGTTGTCGTCCTCGTCGATGCGGCTGAAGGCCCCATGCCACAAACCAAGTTCGTGACGCAGAAAGCCTTGGGCCTTGGCCTTCGCCCGATCATCCTGATCAATAAGGCGGACCGTCCTGATGGTCGCCCTGAAGAAGTCCTCGACGAATGTTTTGATCTTCTCGTTGCGCTTGACGCGAATGAAGATCAGCTCGACTTTCCAGTACTTTATGCCTCAGCAAAAGAAGGGTGGGCCGTTACCGACCTTTCTGAGCCAAAGGAAAATCTCGATCCGCTTTTTGATTTGATCGTTAAGCATGTTCCGGCGCCAACCGTTGATGAAAGCGCCCCCTTCCGGATGCTGGTTACCACCATTGAAAGTAATCCGTACCTGGGTCGTTTGCTAACCGGCCGGATCGAATCTGGCACTCTGAAGACAAATGATCCCATCAAGGGCATGTCCCGGAGCGGTAAGAAAATTGAGGATGCCCGTGCAGCCAAGATCCTCGCTTTTCGCGGATTGGAGAGGGAATCCATTGAGGAAGCCCGCGCAGGCGATATTGTCTCTGTCGCAGGTCTTGTGAAAACAACCGTGGCAGACACGCTTCTCACACCGGATGGGACAGAACCCCTGGATGCGCAGCCAATCGATCCACCCACCATCTCCATGACCTTTGCCATTAACTCCTCTCCCCTTGCTGGGCGGGATGGTGACAAAGTTCAAAGCCGGGTTATCCGCGATCGTCTGATGAAGGAAATCGAAGGTAACGTTTCCATCCGGGTCGAAGACAGCCCGGAAGCAGACAGTTATGTGGTTTCAGGACGCGGCGAATTGCAGCTGGGTGTTTTGATTGAAACCATGCGCCGCGAGGGCTTTGAGCTGTCCATCAGCCGGCCACGAGTTTTGTTCCGCAAAGATGAAGCCACTGGCGAGCGGCTGGAGCCGATTGAAGAAGTGGTCGTTGACGTGGATGAGGAATTCTCAGGCGTTGTGGTTGAGAAAATTGCCCTTCGCAAAGGCACGATGACAGACATGCGGCCCTCTGGTGGTGGGAAAACCCGCGTGACTTTCCTGTGTCCAACACGCGGCCTGATTGGCTATCACGGCGAATTCCTCACCGATACCCGCGGTACCGGTATCATGAACCGACTGTTCCATTCCTATG contains the following coding sequences:
- a CDS encoding SDR family NAD(P)-dependent oxidoreductase; its protein translation is MKPTKTVAITGGGEGIGAALTKLYASQGYHVAIAGRNVDKLKIVQSACTKLGGLVSYTDLDVQDAKRVSEWLHGLDNDSDLQIVIANAGITGGIKPEDQLEAIENTQSILCINLLGSINTLQPAAEIFLKKGTGKIAAISSLASYVGFSGSPGYCSSKAGLRIYCESLSRLLQNSEISVTTIFPGYVKTSMADRVNASKPLQISATEAAQKIAKAIEKGKPEFGFPCSLWVGVRFLSILPAFLKHKLANFFDYSVNSQ
- the typA gene encoding translational GTPase TypA, which produces MEIRNVAIIAHVDHGKTTLVDGLLKQSGTFRENQQVAERAMDSNDLERERGITILAKCTSVEWNNYRLNIVDTPGHADFGGEVERILSMVDGVVVLVDAAEGPMPQTKFVTQKALGLGLRPIILINKADRPDGRPEEVLDECFDLLVALDANEDQLDFPVLYASAKEGWAVTDLSEPKENLDPLFDLIVKHVPAPTVDESAPFRMLVTTIESNPYLGRLLTGRIESGTLKTNDPIKGMSRSGKKIEDARAAKILAFRGLERESIEEARAGDIVSVAGLVKTTVADTLLTPDGTEPLDAQPIDPPTISMTFAINSSPLAGRDGDKVQSRVIRDRLMKEIEGNVSIRVEDSPEADSYVVSGRGELQLGVLIETMRREGFELSISRPRVLFRKDEATGERLEPIEEVVVDVDEEFSGVVVEKIALRKGTMTDMRPSGGGKTRVTFLCPTRGLIGYHGEFLTDTRGTGIMNRLFHSYAPYKGEIPGRRNGVLISNATGKSVAYAIWNLEARGAFFIGGGVEVYEGMILGEHNRPNDLEVNPLKAKQLTNIRAAGSDEAVRLTPPRKMSLEQAIAYIDDDELVEVTPNHIRLRKRHLDPHERKKAARAGENA
- a CDS encoding LTA synthase family protein; translation: MGAIAIGGSIYFEKPFIERNATADFFPTLAFFGVTLGVIYMIVKGPFQNEFKRILLSFGPTADVKENVTQLGLVVCLIFYFFLAGTDKIELEQPKRAKKPGKTPSFPLATTSFHKDRKSKRELPNIVAIQAESFFDVRFMHPDLDSSILRHYDHAKRNSTYFGRLNVPAWGAYTMRTEFAFLSGLPEDVLGHHKFNPYLQLASAPFWTIAHNLKALGYRTVCIHPFAGTFFNRKKIFPNLGFDKFIDMAEFEKEDQFGPYISDIALGKKVIETLTTEDEPLFIFVITMENHGAWPLDRLTKSGIEMPPKQSWPLGCYSLSHYLTHMKNTDQMIGNLTQHMSATKKDSILCFYGDHMPNLQNAFRKTGYTDHKTDYFIWKNYGFRSREFDTSVDTLGRLILDAGLNDRKDTHTEINNEAITG
- a CDS encoding NAD-dependent epimerase/dehydratase family protein, whose translation is MRILVLGGDGYLGWPTVMHFAAKGHDVMAVDNYQRRQIALETDSEALIPTPNLDERAQVFYQQTGKKVEIKIGDCADMLFLNTVVKDFQPEAIVHYAEQPSAPYSMKGFHEAQMTLQNNLGVTFNTIWSVLENCPDCHIVKLGTMGEYGTPNIDIEEGWIDIEHNGRTQKFLYPRQAGSLYHTTKVLDTDLLWFYVRTYGLRVTDLMQGPVYGLSTEESQLSDDLLPNFHYDDIFGTVVNRFLVQAIAGVPLTVYGKGGQTRGYLNLMDTLNCVELAATNPANKGELRIFNQFTEQFTVNELADRVHRVGNSMGLDVKIKNIENPRKEMEEHYYNAKHHGLIELGLEPHFMTDDVLAAMIEKILKYKDKIATRKIMPRVKWS
- a CDS encoding GNAT family N-acetyltransferase, whose translation is MSYSIRMANPSDVSSIADHLCRAGGGLMEFLLHNVVPDVSPEQLLAVVLTEPQSALSYSNSIVLDEDGEVKGVMLGYPFKDFNISEEMQMFVDQEKLDAVRSLYTKKIPRSFYIHALSVDDSVKGRGGGKALIDIAKEIAVDEGLDNLSLHVWRDNEPARILYQKTGFQEVEDIPMTRHDLLPHDGGMILLKMDIE
- a CDS encoding glycosyltransferase family 4 protein, which encodes MKKTVAVIGSESGHNDQRLRNWATVASTSGFQVLFCTRYGKFKGNPFDKQSGIEQFRYILTPEEYELAGLKNKTDLLIGLVNLPFIRSLFRYFLPELIVAKLKPKLLQFEPDVVVACGLNALKVAQKVQNQTGCQIIYDSPELEQHRNARYSLNLQRKRRWLERKALKQVNVVTVPSPSIAAYLANAYNLRNTPIVIYNIPLQVCGEEDVGTSPEPANNQNKIILYVGYRGNGRGLEWLLRALQLLPENFRLVCIGGSPPENDKKLLKLAESLSISHRIELCGPVPPEDVIQEISFADVSFIGVENRCLSYYYALPNKLFQSFQAGLPVVAPAFPDILKVVEETGMGLCFHEFEANQIAEALQKASSLKNDPNWEEKCTLANKKFSPAVQRKIMIDLLRPQA